In one window of Frigoriglobus tundricola DNA:
- a CDS encoding DUF1559 domain-containing protein, whose product MRLTRFRSRRAFTLIELLVVIAIIAILIGLLLPAVQKVREAAARMSCTNNLKQVGLAAMNYESSYGILPPGINYSPNSNNGANSAYVGGGPFTGVLVYLLPYVEQTATFNLIPQAYLTLNTTQGAWAYNTPPYSSDGNHTGYGFVPAYTRIKTYLCPSDSAQNATPSTGIIDAYWAGGNSPSTYYVAIDYCPDGSFFNNSYGNEWGRSNYIGCGGYWGSAYPAFQGIYDANSQTKIVAITDGTSNTIAFGESLFGTATGSRDFVVTWFGAGTLPTAFGLSTTPDWVNFSSRHTGIVNFAFGDGSVRPITLSANQTMFIYASAMSDGNVVDFSQLGQ is encoded by the coding sequence ATGAGGCTCACACGGTTTCGCTCCCGACGCGCGTTCACGCTGATCGAGCTTTTGGTGGTGATCGCCATCATCGCGATCCTGATCGGCCTGCTCCTGCCCGCCGTCCAGAAGGTGCGCGAGGCGGCCGCGCGCATGAGCTGCACCAACAACCTGAAACAGGTCGGGCTGGCCGCGATGAACTACGAGAGCAGCTACGGTATACTCCCGCCCGGCATCAACTATAGCCCGAACAGCAACAACGGCGCCAACTCCGCGTACGTGGGCGGCGGCCCCTTCACGGGCGTCCTGGTGTACCTGTTGCCGTACGTGGAACAGACCGCTACGTTCAACCTGATCCCGCAGGCGTACCTGACGTTGAACACCACGCAGGGGGCCTGGGCCTACAACACGCCGCCGTACTCGAGCGACGGCAACCACACCGGGTACGGCTTCGTCCCGGCCTACACGCGCATCAAGACCTACCTGTGCCCGTCGGACAGCGCCCAGAACGCCACCCCCAGTACCGGCATCATTGACGCGTACTGGGCGGGCGGCAATTCTCCCTCCACCTACTACGTGGCAATCGATTACTGCCCCGACGGCAGCTTCTTCAACAACTCGTACGGCAACGAGTGGGGCCGCTCCAACTACATTGGCTGTGGGGGATATTGGGGGTCCGCATATCCGGCGTTTCAGGGCATTTACGACGCGAATTCGCAAACAAAAATTGTGGCGATCACCGACGGCACCTCGAACACCATCGCGTTCGGTGAATCACTGTTCGGCACGGCGACGGGTTCCCGGGACTTCGTCGTCACCTGGTTCGGGGCCGGTACCCTGCCCACCGCTTTTGGCCTGTCTACCACACCCGACTGGGTAAATTTTAGCAGCCGCCACACCGGCATCGTCAACTTCGCCTTCGGTGACGGGTCCGTCCGGCCCATCACGCTCAGTGCGAACCAGACGA